The sequence AACGCTCTGTTCGTGAATCCGAAGGTGGCGCGCGACGCGGGCATCGACGACGGCGGCTGGATCTACGTCGAATCGCAATGGGGCAAGGTGCGCTGCCGCGCGCGCTACAGCGAAGTGGTCGAGCCGGGCACCGTCTGGACGTGGAACGCGATCGGCAAGGCAGCGGGCGCATGGAATCTCGGCCCGGACGCGAACGAATCGCAGCGCGCCTTCCTGTTGAACCACGTGATCACCGACGAGTTGCCCGGCGAAGGCGCGCACGCGCCGCGCATCTCGAACTCCGATCCGATCACCGGCCAGGCCGCGTGGTACGACGTGCGCGTGCGCATCTACCCGGCCGAGGCCGACGCGGACCACACGCTGCCGCAATTCGCGCCGATGCCTGCGCTGCCCGGTGTGACGGGCGCGGTGCGGCGCATCGTGCAAACCTATTTCGCGGGGCGCGGCGAATTCGCCGCGCGGCTGCGCGATGCGGCGAAACGCCGTTGACGAGGAGGATGCGATGACGCAAATGGCGCTCGTGATCGATCTGAACGTGTGCGTGGGGTGCCACGCGTGCGTAACGAGTTGCAAGGAATGGAACACGTCGGGCGACGCGGGCGCGCTGTCTGACTTGCGCCCATATGACGCCGATCCGTCCGGCACCTTCTTCAACCGCGTGCAGACGTTCGAGGCGGGCGAATTTCCGCTCGCCGACACGATCCACTTCCCGAAGTCGTGCCTGCATTGCGAAGACCCGCCGTGCGTGCCGGTCTGCCCGACGGGCGCGAGCTACAAGCGCGAGGAAGACGGGCTCGTGCTCGTCGATTACGACAAGTGCATCGGCTGCAAGTACTGCACGTGGGCGTGCCCGTATGGCGCGCGCGAGCTCGACGAAGTGCGCAAGGAGATGACGAAGTGCACGCTTTGCGCGGACCGCATTCACGACGAGACGCTGCCCGAGCGCGATCGCAAGCCCGCGTGCGTGCTCGCGTGCCCGACGTCGGCGCGCCTGTTCGGCGACATCCACGATCCGAATTCGACCGTGTCGCAGGCAATCCGCGAGCGCGGCGGCTATCAGTTGATGCCGGAATGGGGAACGCGGCCCGCGAATCATTACCTGCCGCGCCGCACGACGACCGCGTGCGGGAGCGGGGGCGGCGGTGGTAACGACGGGAGCGGAGGCGGCGGTTGCGGTAGCGGCGCCGCGTGCGCGTGCCGGCCGGCGGACGCGAAGCCCGCGCCCGTCTCGGCCGGCGACGCGCTCGCGCACGGGCAGCCGAATCTCGCCGCGCTCGCGAAGCGCATCCGATCTGAATGAGGGGCGCCGGCGCCCCCGACAACGCAGCAACCCAGCAACGAATCCGGAGCACTACGCATGAAACCCGCTTTCTCGGTCATCTTCCTGACGACGCTGAGCGGCGCGAGCCAAGGGCTCATGATCGCGCTATTCGGCGTCGAGCTCGCCGCGCGGCTGGGTTGGATCGCCTCGCCGCCGCAGGCGTTCTTCGTCGCGAGCGCGGCGCTCGCGGTGCTGCTCGGCTCGCTGGGCCTGTTCGCCTCGTTCTTTCATCTCGGGCGGCCGGAGCGTGCGTGGCGCGCGGTCGCGATGTGGCGCACGTCATGGCTCGCGCGCGAATGCATCGCGCTGCCGTGCTTTCTCGCGTGCACGACCGCCTACGGCGGCGCGCATTGGCTCGCGCTGCCGCATACGCTCGCGCTCGGCCTGCTCGCGGCGGTCGCGAGCGGCGCGCTGTTCGTCTGCACCGGCATGATCTACATCTGCCTGCGCTTCCTGCAGGAATGGGCGAC is a genomic window of Burkholderia mallei ATCC 23344 containing:
- a CDS encoding 4Fe-4S dicluster domain-containing protein produces the protein MTQMALVIDLNVCVGCHACVTSCKEWNTSGDAGALSDLRPYDADPSGTFFNRVQTFEAGEFPLADTIHFPKSCLHCEDPPCVPVCPTGASYKREEDGLVLVDYDKCIGCKYCTWACPYGARELDEVRKEMTKCTLCADRIHDETLPERDRKPACVLACPTSARLFGDIHDPNSTVSQAIRERGGYQLMPEWGTRPANHYLPRRTTTACGSGGGGGNDGSGGGGCGSGAACACRPADAKPAPVSAGDALAHGQPNLAALAKRIRSE